One window of the Manihot esculenta cultivar AM560-2 chromosome 14, M.esculenta_v8, whole genome shotgun sequence genome contains the following:
- the LOC110630851 gene encoding RNA polymerase sigma factor sigE, chloroplastic/mitochondrial, whose amino-acid sequence MGVVTASSSVARTPLGLSTKFSNYKSTVKIPLIVAFKEDKSNNAALIAQGEQIPLPIETPKGKKRRGKTTNQVPSTTLEVDYNEAAAKLENLYKLSPVTDTSDVDVNGLIGKGPRRKRKIGEGKRKAANGTGKIVIRNPAKKAKRLNLDTRIAMRKNKEEEMVTPIRKKTDARDGIKKVEELVREYSVSTDFISMDWKKMKIPPVLSSTEHAWLFKLMQPMKALLQVKDYLQENMGREPTECELAKATNMNVEQVRKQMEVGQAARNKIIKHNLRLILFVIKKHFHDFANGPRFQDLCQAGVKGLITAIDRFEPERRFRLSTYSFFWIRHAIIRSMTLASFTRVSFGLETVRVEIQKAKLELLVKLQRQPTVEEIIERAGISPERHHEVMRASKPVFSLHSRHAITQEEFISGITDVDGGDKRRQLALLRLALDDVLDSLKPKESLVIRQRYGLDGKGDRTLGEIAGNLNISREMVRKYEVKALMKLKHPARLDYLRRYVV is encoded by the exons ATGGGAGTTGTAACTGCTTCCAGCTCAGTTGCTCGCACACCACTAGGATTGAgcacaaaattttcaaattacaaATCCACAGTGAAAATACCATTGATTGTGGCATTTAAAGAAGATAAATCCAATAACGCAGCCTTGATTGCACAAGGTGAGCAAATCCCATTGCCTATAGAGACACCCAaagggaagaagagaagaggaaaaACTACCAATCAAGTGCCTTCAACCACATTGGAAGTGGATTACAATGAAGCTGCCGCCAAGCTTGAAAACTTATACAAGCTTAGCCCTGTAACTGATACTTCTGATGTAGATGTAAATGGCTTGATTGGGAAAGGTCCACGAAGGAAAAGGAAAATTGGTGAAGGTAAAAGGAAAGCAGCAAATGGAACTGGTAAAATCGTTATTAGGAACCCTGCAAAGAAAGCTAAACGACTGAATCTTGATACAAGAATTGCAATGAGGAAGAACAAGGAAGAGGAAATGGTAACTCCAATTAGGAAGAAAACGGATGCTAGGGACGGAATTAAAAAGGTTGAGGAACTTGTGAGGGAGTATTCTGTTTCAACTGATTTCATCAGCATGGACTGGAAAAAAATGAAGATACCTCCAGTTCTCTCTTCAACAGAGCATGCCTGGTTGTTCAAGTTAATGCAACCCATGAAA GCACTCCTTCAAGTGAAAGACTATTTGCAAGAAAATATGGGAAGAGAACCAACAGAATGTGAATTAGCTAAGGCAACAAATATGAATGTGGAGCAAGTACGGAAACAGATGGAAGTTGGTCAAGCTGCGAGAAACAAGATAATCAAG CACAATCTCCGGCTCATACTCTTTGTAATCAAGAAACATTTTCATGACTTTGCAAATGGCCCAAGATTTCAAGATCTTTGTCAAGCAGGGGTAAAGGGACTTATTACAGCAATTGATCGCTTTGAACCCGAGAGGAGATTTCGGCTTTCCACATATAGTTTTTTTTGGATTAGACATGCCATAATACGATCAATGACGCTCGCAAGCTTTACACGTGTTTCGTTTGGCCTTGAAACG GTAAGAGTGGAGATCCAGAAAGCCAAACTTGAGCTGTTGGTTAAGCTTCAAAGGCAACCAACAGTGGAAGAGATTATTGAGAGGGCGGGGATATCCCCTGAGAGGCATCATGAAGTAATGAGGGCTTCAAAACCTGTTTTCTCTCTACATTCAAGACATGCAATTACCCAAGAAGAGTTCATTAGTGGGATTACTGACGTTGATGGAGGTGATAAACGGAGGCAACTAGCTCTTCTGAGGCTTGCTCTGGATGATGTG CTTGATTCTCTGAAACCAAAGGAGAGCCTAGTGATCAGGCAGAGATATGGGCTAGATGGTAAAGGTGACAGAACATTAGGAGAGATTGCTGGTAACTTGAACATATCAAGAGAAATGGTTAGAAAATATGAAGTTAAGGCGCTCATGAAACTCAAGCACCCAGCTAGATTGGATTATCTTCGCCGATATGTTGTCTGA
- the LOC110631349 gene encoding probable WRKY transcription factor 41 — protein sequence MENMGDWEQKDLVNELMLGRELARQLQIHLNVPSSSPETRETLVHEIQASYEKALSMLNPTGSIAIGVSESPPSLSGSPRTEDSERELKDHDLRHASRKRKGMPRWTRQVRVSPGIGLEGPLDDGFSWRKYGQKDILGAKYPRGYYRCTERIVQGCLATKQVQLSNEDPTIFQITYRGRHTCTQAHMLSPSKPLQNQGPTNTVMEPQKPQENLQQQSQDLSSDFLSGLKVITEVLDSSQQSVPPFYFPSAASVKADNEAFSPYVVDKSFIENSHFSLSSSGMHHYSFGGNRNFQTSAEAELTDIICAATSTTDSPTIGLDFPFANVEFDPNTFDNSGFLS from the exons ATGGAGAACATGGGGGATTGGGAGCAGAAGGATCTTGTAAACGAGCTAATGCTGGGGAGAGAGCTGGCAAGGCAACTCCAAATCCACCTCAACGTCCCATCTTCTTCTCCAGAAACCCGTGAAACGTTGGTCCATGAGATCCAAGCTTCTTATGAAAAGGCACTTTCGATGCTAAATCCCACAGGATCAATTGCCATTGGTGTGTCTGAGTCTCCGCCTTCTCTAAGTGGAAGCCCCCGGACTGAAGACTCTGAACGGGAGTTGAAGGACCACGATCTTAGACATGCTTCTAGGAAAAG GAAGGGCATGCCAAGGTGGACACGACAAGTACGAGTTAGCCCAGGGATAGGACTAGAAGGGCCTCTTGATGATGGCTTCAGCTGGAGAAAGTACGGCCAGAAAGACATCCTAGGAGCTAAATATCCAAG GGGCTATTATAGGTGCACTGAGAGAATTGTCCAAGGATGTTTAGCAACAAAACAAGTCCAACTTTCCAATGAAGACCCTACCATCTTCCAGATTACCTACCGTGGAAGGCATACTTGCACCCAAGCCCATATGCTCTCTCCTTCAAAGCCACTCCAGAATCAAGGACCAACAAACACCGTTATGGAGCCCCAGAAGCCCCAAGAAAATCTACAACAACAATCGCAAGATCTCTCCTCGGACTTTCTTTCGGGGCTTAAAGTCATAACTGAAGTATTGGACTCGAGTCAGCAATCAGTTCCTCCCTTTTACTTCCCTTCTGCAGCAAGTGTTAAGGCAGATAATGAAGCTTTTTCGCCTTATGTGGTGGATAAGAGCTTCATTGAGAATTCCCATTTCTCTCTATCTTCAAGTGGGATGCACCATTACAGCTTTGGAGGGAATCGGAATTTTCAGACTTCTGCTGAAGCTGAGCTGACTGACATAATCTGCGCTGCTACTTCAACTACTGATTCTCCCACTATTGGTTTGGATTTCCCATTTGCCAATGTAGAATTTGATCCAAACACATTTGACAATTCAGGATTCCTATCCTAG
- the LOC110600341 gene encoding transcription factor SPEECHLESS, whose protein sequence is MSDSFSDFLDRPEFCDANLHGDDLFAIFESLDSVTEFPPVAPSDEVVVSSKESEEKTRLLSQKSTCSSALLESETEIETSPKSKRQKTTATSPEELVNPDGQQKISHITVERNRRKQMNEHLSALRSLMPCFYVKRGDQASIIGGVVDYINELQQVLQSLEAKKQRKVYSEVLSPRVVSSPRPSPLSPRKPPLSPRLNLPISPRTPQPGSPYRPRLQQGYLSPTMASSLEPSPTSSSSSINDNNELVANSKSAIAVVEVKFSGPNVLLKTVSPMIPGQAVKIVSALEDLSLEILQVSMNTVDETMLNSFTIKIGIECQLSAEELAQQIQQTFC, encoded by the exons ATGAGTGACAGTTTCTCTGATTTTTTGGATAGACCTGAATTTTGCGACGCTAACTTGCACGGAGACGATCTCTTCGCTATTTTTGAGAGCTTAGATAGCGTAACAGAGTTCCCTCCAGTTGCACCATCGGACGAAGTTGTTGTGAGCTCAAAAGAAAGCGAAGAAAAGACGAGGCTGTTATCCCAGAAGTCTACATGTTCTAGTGCTCTGCTAGAATCTGAAACTGAGATCGAAACTTCTCCAAAGAGCAAGAGACAAAAGACCACAGCAACTTCTCCAGAGGAACTGGTAAACCCAGATGGCCAGCAAAAGATATCTCATATTACAGTGGAGCGCAACCGGAGAAAACAAATGAACGAGCACTTGTCTGCTTTGAGATCGCTCATGCCTTGCTTCTATGTCAAGAGA GGAGACCAAGCATCAATAATCGGAGGTGTTGTTGATTACATCAATGAGTTGCAGCAAGTTCTACAATCCCTTGAGGCCAAGAAGCAAAGAAAAGTTTACAGTGAAGTACTCAGCCCCAGGGTAGTGTCAAGTCCAAGACCCTCACCACTTAGCCCTAGAAAACCACCGCTGAGTCCTAGACTTAATTTACCTATAAGCCCAAGAACCCCACAACCAGGTAGCCCTTACAGACCAAGGTTACAGCAAGGCTACCTCTCCCCCACCATGGCCAGTTCTCTCGAACCATCcccaacttcttcttcttcctccataAATGACAACAATGAACTGGTTGCAAATTCCAAGTCTGCCATTGCCGTTGTGGAGGTTAAGTTCTCTGGCCCAAATGTTCTATTGAAAACAGTATCTCCCATGATTCCCGGTCAAGCTGTAAAGATTGTTTCTGCCCTGGAGGACCTCTCGCTCGAGATCCTACAAGTGAGCATGAACACTGTCGATGAGACCATGCTTAACTCCTTCACTATCAAG ATTGGAATTGAATGCCAACTTAGTGCAGAGGAGCTCGCTCAGCAAATCCAGCAAACATTCTGCTAA